Proteins co-encoded in one Malus sylvestris chromosome 9, drMalSylv7.2, whole genome shotgun sequence genomic window:
- the LOC126583003 gene encoding stress-induced protein KIN2-like has protein sequence MNQSQNMSQQAGQAKGQAQEKASGMMDQMSNAAQSAKESAQGAGQQMMEKAQGAADSVKDAVGANKRS, from the exons ATGAACCAATCCCAGAACATGAGCCAACAAGCTGGCCAGGCCAAGGGCCAAGCTCAG GAAAAGGCCAGTGGCATGATGGACCAAATGAGCAATGCTGCCCAATCTGCCAAGGAATCTGCCCAAGGG GCTGGTCAGCAAATGATGGAGAAGGCACAGGGAGCAGCTGACTCCGTCAAGGATGCAGTTGGAGCCAACAAAAGAAGCTAA